Proteins encoded within one genomic window of Salipaludibacillus agaradhaerens:
- a CDS encoding MarR family winged helix-turn-helix transcriptional regulator, with product MIVEIQDNKHIEENLSLKLFIVLNRALQSVKKRVEENIKSFGLNPTEFAVLELLYSKGDQPIQKIGEKVLIASSSITYVVDKLEKKRFIDRKPCPKDRRITYAAITEAGTDVMNDIFPKHRDAIEEICSGLDEKEKMMVIEQLKKLGFHAQSIEL from the coding sequence ATGATTGTGGAAATTCAAGACAACAAACATATAGAGGAAAATTTGTCTTTAAAGTTATTTATTGTGTTGAACCGTGCTTTACAATCCGTAAAAAAGCGTGTTGAGGAAAATATCAAAAGTTTTGGATTAAACCCAACGGAATTTGCGGTTCTTGAATTGTTATACAGTAAAGGGGATCAACCAATACAAAAAATTGGTGAAAAAGTTTTGATTGCCAGTAGTAGTATCACATATGTCGTAGATAAATTAGAAAAGAAAAGATTTATTGATAGAAAGCCCTGCCCAAAAGACCGTCGCATCACATATGCAGCAATAACAGAAGCGGGAACAGATGTAATGAATGACATTTTTCCAAAGCATCGTGATGCAATTGAGGAAATATGTAGTGGATTAGATGAAAAAGAAAAAATGATGGTCATTGAGCAATTAAAAAAATTAGGATTCCATGCCCAGAGCATCGAATTATAA
- a CDS encoding restriction endonuclease subunit S: MSRKVKKQKTVEELLEEALVPEEEQPYEVPGNWVWVKFGSVLSIASGKSLTKKQMDEDGIIPVYGGNGVTGFHSEWNVDSPTIVIGRVGFYCGSVHKTPSKAWITDNAFIVKYNSGIFDEHFLHWMLSYYDLKKYSSSSAQPVISGRTLNPSPLVLPPLNEQKRIADKVESLLNKVDEAKRLIDEAKETFELRRATLIKATLDEQANKNKTEESWKTIKIKELFNIFGGGTPSKSKDDYWNGDIPWISAKDMKKTYISGTQDYITKEGLENSSAKLAKKGSVVMVVRSGILQRTLPVGFLLTECAVNQDLKVFDSGDEIVNKYLMWYVKGNEKNLLHNYSKSGTTVNSIEFEKLKSHEIILPPMDVLKKKINKIENLVRKEESSMSILKSVTSIEDLKASILAKAFRGELGTNDPTEESAIELLKEVLQEQVK, translated from the coding sequence ATGAGTAGGAAGGTTAAGAAGCAGAAGACAGTAGAGGAATTGTTGGAGGAAGCGTTGGTGCCTGAGGAAGAGCAGCCGTATGAAGTGCCAGGGAATTGGGTTTGGGTTAAATTTGGCAGTGTATTATCTATTGCGTCTGGGAAGTCATTAACAAAAAAACAAATGGATGAAGACGGCATTATACCGGTATATGGTGGTAATGGTGTGACTGGATTTCATTCAGAATGGAATGTGGATTCTCCTACGATTGTTATAGGTAGAGTAGGATTCTATTGTGGCAGTGTACATAAAACACCTTCAAAAGCATGGATTACTGATAATGCATTCATCGTTAAATATAACAGTGGCATATTTGATGAACATTTTCTTCATTGGATGTTGTCGTATTACGATTTAAAAAAATATAGTAGTTCTTCTGCTCAACCTGTAATATCAGGGAGAACTTTAAATCCATCTCCTTTAGTATTACCGCCATTAAATGAACAAAAACGAATTGCTGACAAAGTGGAAAGTCTTTTAAATAAAGTTGACGAAGCAAAGCGGTTGATTGATGAAGCAAAGGAAACCTTTGAACTTCGTCGAGCTACCCTTATTAAAGCTACTTTAGATGAGCAGGCGAATAAGAATAAAACCGAAGAAAGCTGGAAAACTATAAAAATAAAAGAGTTATTTAATATTTTTGGTGGTGGAACTCCTAGTAAATCGAAAGATGATTACTGGAATGGAGATATACCGTGGATTTCAGCTAAAGATATGAAAAAGACATATATTTCTGGAACACAAGATTATATAACTAAAGAAGGGTTAGAAAACTCATCAGCGAAACTGGCTAAAAAAGGTTCTGTAGTAATGGTTGTTAGAAGCGGTATTTTGCAAAGAACACTCCCTGTGGGATTTTTACTTACAGAGTGTGCAGTGAACCAAGACTTGAAAGTTTTTGATTCCGGCGATGAAATAGTAAATAAATATCTCATGTGGTACGTAAAGGGTAATGAGAAAAATTTATTACATAATTATTCTAAGTCTGGTACAACTGTTAATAGTATTGAGTTTGAAAAACTCAAGTCACACGAAATTATACTACCACCTATGGATGTCTTAAAGAAAAAGATAAATAAAATTGAAAATCTCGTTAGAAAAGAAGAGAGCTCAATGTCTATTTTGAAAAGTGTAACTTCAATTGAGGATCTGAAGGCATCTATACTTGCAAAAGCCTTCCGTGGTGAACTCGGCACAAACGATCCGACAGAAGAAAGTGCGATCGAATTGCTAAAAGAAGTCCTTCAAGAACAGGTAAAGTAA
- a CDS encoding class I SAM-dependent DNA methyltransferase, whose translation MGNQQIVQKLWNLCNVLRDDGITYHQYVTELTYLLFLKMMKETNNEGAIPVDYRWESLVTRHGIELKTHYQKLLIDLGNDDNALFKQIYTNAKTNIDEPKNLEKIVRSIDELDWYSAKEEGLGDLYEGLLEKNASETKSGAGQYFTPRVLIDVIVKLVNPQAGERCHDPAAGTFGFMIAADRHVREQTDDYFDLGEKEAEFQKHQAFSGVELVKDTHRLALMNAMLHDIQGDITLGDTLSEMGKSLKNYDVILTNPPFGTKQGGERPTRDDLTFTSTNKQLNFLQHIYRALKPDGQARAAVVLPDNVLFEGGIGAKIREDLMNKCNLHTIVRLPTGIFYAQGVKTNVLFFTRGVTDKDNTKDVWVYDLRTNMPKFGKRTPLTEKHFEAFVTAYEAEDRSSIKDERFNVFTREEIQKKDNSLDIGLIADESLSAYENLPDPIDSAEEAIAKLEQAVGLLNEVVAELREVEGGTSYNQSKADVLKVAESSGVGSDE comes from the coding sequence ATGGGTAACCAACAAATTGTACAGAAATTATGGAACTTATGTAACGTCTTACGTGATGACGGGATTACGTATCATCAATACGTAACAGAATTAACGTATTTACTCTTTCTCAAAATGATGAAAGAAACTAACAATGAAGGGGCAATCCCGGTAGACTATCGTTGGGAATCCCTCGTAACACGTCATGGCATTGAACTGAAAACCCATTACCAAAAGCTTTTAATTGATTTAGGTAATGACGATAATGCGCTTTTTAAGCAAATCTATACGAATGCCAAGACGAATATTGATGAGCCGAAAAACCTTGAAAAAATTGTCCGTTCCATTGATGAACTTGATTGGTATAGTGCAAAAGAAGAAGGTTTAGGTGACCTTTATGAGGGTCTATTAGAAAAGAATGCAAGTGAAACAAAATCAGGAGCGGGCCAATACTTCACGCCACGTGTTCTGATTGATGTGATCGTTAAACTTGTCAATCCACAAGCTGGAGAACGGTGTCATGACCCGGCAGCAGGGACGTTCGGATTCATGATCGCCGCTGATCGCCACGTCCGTGAACAAACGGATGATTATTTTGATCTAGGTGAAAAAGAAGCGGAATTCCAAAAACATCAAGCATTTTCGGGCGTGGAGCTTGTAAAGGATACCCATCGCCTTGCCTTAATGAATGCCATGTTACATGACATTCAAGGTGACATTACATTGGGTGATACGTTATCTGAAATGGGTAAAAGCTTGAAAAATTATGATGTGATTCTGACTAACCCGCCATTCGGAACAAAACAAGGCGGTGAACGGCCAACTCGTGATGACTTAACATTCACATCAACGAACAAACAGCTAAACTTCTTACAGCATATTTATCGTGCGTTAAAACCAGATGGACAAGCACGAGCTGCTGTTGTTTTGCCAGATAACGTACTGTTTGAAGGTGGTATTGGTGCGAAAATTCGTGAAGACTTAATGAACAAGTGTAACTTACACACGATCGTACGATTACCTACTGGAATCTTTTATGCACAAGGTGTTAAAACGAATGTGTTGTTCTTTACCCGTGGTGTCACTGACAAGGACAATACAAAAGACGTGTGGGTGTATGATCTTCGAACGAATATGCCTAAATTCGGTAAACGTACACCATTAACAGAAAAGCATTTTGAAGCATTTGTAACAGCGTATGAAGCAGAGGACAGATCAAGTATAAAGGATGAACGCTTTAACGTCTTTACTCGTGAAGAGATACAAAAGAAGGATAACAGCTTAGATATTGGACTTATTGCAGATGAGTCCTTATCAGCTTATGAAAACTTACCGGACCCTATTGATTCAGCAGAAGAAGCGATTGCCAAGTTAGAGCAAGCAGTTGGATTGTTGAATGAAGTTGTAGCAGAGCTTCGAGAGGTTGAAGGAGGGACAAGCTATAACCAATCGAAAGCAGATGTCCTGAAAGTAGCTGAATCATCTGGGGTGGGTAGTGATGAGTAG
- the hsdR gene encoding type I restriction-modification system endonuclease: MGNSNFHFLSDKWEILANLGETAESNVFNDPNTTLMKLRVFAETLTKYVLAYEEIKETYDTKQTDRISALRREDLITEDLIDILEIIRKKGNKAMHEGYGTEKEGQALLHMAYRLAVWFMQVYGAWDFVEPTYKEPTPTHKVDEEELKKLSATYDEKVAKLESELEKLRHAQLAVPDKDKLERKKHSRKYGSHLNLTEEETRIKIDEQLRDAGWEADSERIRYGKGTRPEKGKNLAIAEWPLKKGFADYALFVGLEFIGIVEAKRQLKNIPSDIEQAKDYARLVKKVEDEVIYEPYGDYFVPFLFATNGQPYRQQFAEKSGVWFLDARKPTNHPRPLQAWYSPQGLKELLTLDADRANKKLHDETLAYLNLRPYQEKAIKAVEKAIEREQRAILLAMATGTGKTRMAIGLVYRLIKHNRFKRILFLVDRSALGEQAEAAFKDSKLENFLSFTEIFELQSLQDIKPNPETKVHIGTVQGMLKRLFYSEHDADTPTVDQYDCIIVDEAHRGYTLDKDMSEVEALFRDHQDYVSKYRQVLEYFDATKIGLTATPALHTVDIFGEPVFTYSYREAVVDGYLIDHEPPYQFETVLKKTGISWSEGETVDVYNTQTGEIETALLEDEVNLEVTQFNKMVITENFNRVILAELANYIDPTGLGKTLIFAATDDHADMVVRIFTEELEEIHGPIDDNAVMKITGSIKNPSQAIKLFKNERLPNIVVTVDLLTTGVDVPSITNIVFLRRVRSRILYEQMLGRATRRQDDIGKDHFSIYDAVGIYESLKPYTSMKPVVKSPKVTVQQIAEELEQLEDKQQQEQHKDELIAKIQRKKQRWEEKDHEDFKVLSGGQTINEFVDWVKQSEPEKVIEKLTTHQTILQYLDENRGRPVLQYISTHEDEVKEVTRGYGKAEKPEDYLQSFNQFIEDNMNIIPALQIVCTRPKELTRNQLRELRIALDQKGFTEKSLQTAWRDAKNEDIAADIISFIRQQALGDPLIDHEERIKNAMKKIYGMKAWPKIQKSWLERIEKQLLKESVLDPDPEQAFDVEPFKSRGGYKQLNKIFDGQLDDIVCKINYALYVNDEKEQA, translated from the coding sequence ATGGGTAACAGTAATTTTCATTTTCTTTCTGATAAATGGGAGATCTTAGCGAACTTAGGTGAGACAGCAGAGAGTAACGTATTTAATGATCCCAACACAACCTTGATGAAACTTCGCGTATTTGCTGAGACGTTAACGAAGTATGTCCTAGCTTACGAAGAGATTAAAGAAACATATGATACGAAACAAACTGATAGAATAAGTGCATTAAGAAGAGAAGACCTGATTACGGAAGATTTGATTGATATTCTTGAGATCATTCGTAAAAAAGGGAATAAGGCGATGCATGAAGGATATGGTACTGAAAAAGAAGGACAGGCACTATTACATATGGCATATCGCCTTGCCGTTTGGTTCATGCAAGTTTATGGCGCTTGGGACTTCGTAGAACCAACGTACAAGGAACCTACTCCAACCCATAAAGTAGATGAGGAAGAGCTTAAAAAACTCTCGGCTACCTATGATGAGAAAGTAGCCAAACTGGAGAGCGAACTTGAAAAGCTCCGACACGCACAATTAGCTGTACCAGATAAAGATAAGTTAGAAAGAAAGAAGCATTCTAGAAAATACGGTAGCCATTTGAATTTAACCGAAGAGGAAACCCGTATAAAAATTGATGAACAGCTCCGTGATGCTGGATGGGAAGCAGACTCAGAACGGATTCGGTATGGAAAAGGCACACGGCCTGAAAAGGGTAAAAATTTAGCGATTGCTGAATGGCCACTAAAAAAAGGGTTTGCCGATTATGCTTTATTTGTTGGTCTCGAATTTATCGGGATCGTCGAAGCGAAAAGACAACTTAAAAACATTCCTTCTGATATTGAACAAGCGAAAGACTATGCGCGGTTAGTCAAAAAAGTAGAAGATGAGGTGATTTATGAGCCGTATGGTGACTATTTTGTGCCATTTTTATTCGCAACCAATGGTCAGCCATACAGACAACAGTTTGCAGAGAAATCAGGGGTATGGTTTTTAGATGCGAGAAAACCAACTAATCATCCCCGTCCTCTTCAAGCCTGGTATTCACCACAAGGTCTTAAAGAGCTGTTGACGTTAGACGCAGATCGAGCTAATAAAAAGCTCCATGATGAAACGTTGGCTTATTTGAATTTAAGACCTTATCAAGAGAAGGCAATCAAGGCCGTTGAAAAAGCAATTGAACGCGAGCAACGCGCCATCTTACTTGCCATGGCAACAGGGACAGGTAAAACGAGAATGGCGATTGGCCTTGTTTATCGGTTAATCAAACATAATCGTTTTAAGCGGATTTTATTTTTAGTGGACCGGTCTGCCTTAGGAGAACAAGCAGAAGCGGCTTTTAAAGACTCCAAGCTAGAGAACTTCCTGTCATTTACGGAAATTTTTGAACTGCAATCGTTACAAGATATAAAACCAAACCCAGAAACAAAAGTTCACATTGGAACGGTACAAGGCATGCTAAAACGGTTGTTCTATTCTGAACATGATGCTGACACGCCTACCGTTGATCAATATGATTGTATTATTGTGGATGAAGCACACCGAGGGTACACATTAGATAAAGACATGTCTGAGGTTGAAGCGTTGTTTAGGGACCATCAAGATTACGTCAGTAAATATCGCCAAGTGTTAGAGTATTTCGATGCGACCAAAATTGGCTTAACCGCTACACCAGCCCTACACACGGTTGATATCTTTGGTGAGCCTGTCTTTACGTACTCCTATCGTGAAGCTGTTGTCGATGGGTATCTTATTGATCATGAGCCCCCTTATCAATTTGAGACAGTCTTAAAGAAAACGGGTATTTCATGGTCTGAAGGTGAAACGGTAGATGTATATAACACTCAAACCGGTGAGATAGAAACGGCATTGCTTGAGGACGAAGTGAATTTAGAAGTGACGCAATTTAATAAAATGGTTATCACTGAAAATTTTAATCGGGTCATTTTAGCTGAATTAGCTAACTATATTGATCCTACTGGACTTGGAAAAACGTTAATTTTCGCAGCGACAGATGATCATGCTGATATGGTTGTGCGGATTTTTACAGAAGAATTAGAAGAGATTCATGGCCCAATTGATGATAATGCCGTCATGAAAATCACCGGTTCAATTAAGAACCCATCACAAGCGATTAAACTGTTTAAAAATGAACGATTACCGAATATCGTCGTAACGGTTGATCTACTGACAACTGGTGTCGATGTGCCGTCAATTACAAACATCGTCTTTCTAAGAAGAGTCCGTTCTCGTATTCTTTATGAGCAAATGTTAGGTCGTGCCACGAGAAGGCAAGATGACATCGGCAAAGATCATTTCTCTATATATGACGCAGTTGGCATTTACGAGTCACTTAAACCGTATACATCAATGAAACCGGTCGTTAAAAGTCCTAAAGTGACCGTCCAACAAATCGCGGAGGAACTAGAACAGCTTGAAGATAAACAGCAACAAGAGCAGCATAAAGATGAGCTTATTGCTAAAATCCAACGGAAAAAACAGCGTTGGGAAGAAAAAGATCATGAAGACTTTAAAGTGCTGTCTGGTGGCCAAACCATTAACGAATTCGTCGATTGGGTGAAACAATCAGAGCCGGAAAAAGTCATAGAAAAGCTAACAACTCATCAAACTATCCTGCAGTACCTTGACGAGAATAGAGGGAGACCTGTCCTGCAATATATCTCAACCCATGAAGATGAAGTGAAAGAGGTCACGCGCGGATACGGTAAGGCAGAAAAACCAGAAGACTATTTACAAAGCTTTAACCAGTTTATAGAAGACAACATGAACATCATCCCTGCTTTGCAAATTGTGTGTACAAGACCAAAGGAGCTTACCCGTAACCAACTACGTGAGCTGCGCATTGCCCTAGACCAAAAAGGGTTTACGGAAAAAAGCCTACAAACAGCATGGCGAGATGCAAAAAATGAGGACATTGCTGCCGATATTATTAGCTTTATCCGTCAACAAGCCCTAGGTGATCCATTAATTGATCATGAAGAGCGCATTAAAAATGCCATGAAAAAAATCTATGGCATGAAAGCATGGCCGAAAATACAAAAATCATGGCTGGAGAGAATAGAAAAGCAGTTATTAAAAGAATCCGTTCTCGATCCAGACCCGGAACAAGCATTTGATGTGGAACCATTTAAGAGTCGTGGTGGCTATAAGCAACTGAATAAGATCTTTGATGGACAACTGGACGATATTGTGTGTAAGATCAACTATGCACTCTATGTTAATGATGAAAAGGAGCAAGCTTAA